ATATTCAAGACGCTTTTCGACAGAATTTTCTCTCCATGTTTCGTCTTTTACTCGTTTTTTTCCTTCTCCTCTGTATTTTTCAGCAATATCTACTAGAAGTTCTGTTCCGTTTTCAGGATTTTTATTCAAAACTACATCTTCAACGTACTTCAAAAGTTCCTTATCAACATTATCATACACTTCTAACATTCCAGCATTTACGATTCCCATATCCATTCCTGCTTTTACGGCATGGTACAAGAAAACGGCATGAATTGCTTCACGAACTACATCATTTCCACGAAACGAAAACGAAACATTACTTACTCCACCACTTACTTTAGCATGGGGTAGGTTTTCTTTAATCCATCTTGTCGCATTGATAAAATCGACAGCATAATTATTATGCTCATCAATTCCTGTGGCGATAGCAAAAATATTAGGGTCAAAAATTACGTCTTCAGCAGGAAAACCAAGTTCATCTACCCAAATATCATAACTGCGTTTACAAATTTCTATTTTTCTTTCAAACGTATCTGCTTGTCCGTCTTCATCAAAAGCCATAATAATAACAGCAGCACCATAACGACGAACGAGCCGAGCTTGTTCGATAAACTTTTCTTTTCCTTCTTTGAGTGAAATTGAGTTTACAATTCCTTTTCCTTGCACACATTTCAAACCTGCTTCTATGATTTCCCATTTTGAGGAATCTATCATAATTGGAAGTTTGGCAATGTCTGGCTCTGAACCTACCAAATTCAAGAAATGAACCATTGCATTTTTTGAATCCAACATTCCCTCATCCATGTTGATGTCAATAACTTGCGCTCCACCTTCAACTTGTTGTTTGGCTACGTCTAAGGCTTCTTGAAATTTGCCTTCTTTTATAAGTCTAGCAAACATTTTTGAACCAGTAACATTGGTACGTTCTCCAACATTTACAAAATTAGTGCTTTTATCAACCGTAAAGGCTTCTAATCCTGACAAACGCATTGCAATTTTGCGCTCTGGAATCTTACGAGGTTCATGTTTTGCTGCTTCTTCTGCAATGGCTTGAATATGGTCTGGCGTAGTTCCACAACAACCACCAACAATATTAAAAAGACCTTCACTAGCAAAATCTTCTAACAAACGACTCATTTGTGTAGCCGTTTCATCGTACTGACCAAATTCGTTTGGAAGTCCTGCATTTGGATAACACGAAACATAGCAATTTGCAACTCGTGAAAGTTCACGCATATACGGTTTCATGAGTGCAGCACCCAAAGCACAATTCAGACCAACAGAAATAATATTGGAATGCGCTATTGAGTTATAAAATGCTTCTGTTGTTTGTCCAGATAAAGTACGTCCACTTGCATCTGTAATTGTTCCCGAAACCATAATCGGCAAACGGTCAGCTTGTGGAATATTTCTATCATCAAAATATTTTTCTACTGCAAAAAGTGCAGCCTTACAATTTAATGTATCAAAAACGGTTTCTATCAAAATCAAATCAACTCCACCATCAACCAAGCCACGAACTTGTTCGTAATAAGCCTCTACCAAATCATCAAATGTAACAGCTCTGTAAGCTGGGTCGTTTACATCTGGCGAAATAGATGCTGTTCTGTTTGTAGGTCCTATTGCACCAGCTACAAAACGAGGTTTTGTTTCGTGATAAATTCCTCCAAATTCGGCTGCTGCTTCTTTGGCAAGTTTGGCAGACTCATAATTGAGTTCATAAGCTAATTCTTCCATTCCATAATCAGCCATGGCAATGGTAGTGGCACTAAACGTATTCGTTTCTACAATATCAGAACCTGCTGCAAAATATTTTTTATGAATATCTCTGATAATATCAGGTTGAGTAATCGATAAAAGGTCGTTATTTCCTTTTACATCTTGTTTCCAATCTTTAAAACGCTCACTTCGAAAATCTTCTTCTGTAAGTGTATGGCGTTGAATCATCGTTCCCATTGCACCATCCAATACTAAAATACGTTCTTGAAGGTGTTTGGTAATTAATTGATGTATATTTATGCTAGTTTCTGTATTCATATCTGTAGAAGACACTTTTCAAGTGTCTTGTATTTTTAAATTTATATTATAAAAACACTTGAAAAGTGTTTGCTAATCTAATTTCATAAAATTACGAAATTGTAAGGTAATTCATTGTTAATCAAAAGAGTTTAGCAAATGATTTGCAAAATTTTCATACAACAAAATACAACAGGGTTAAAACCCTGTTCAATTGAGGAGTGAATATGTAATTTTAACAAAAGCTGAAATTTGACTTTCTTGAATTGGACAGGGTTTTAACCCTGTTATGTATAGAATTTACAAAGAAACAGCCTTTGCTGGATTACCTAAAACGGTTTCTTTTGCTTTTATGTTACTCAAAACTACACTTCCTGCTCCAATTCTTGCACCTTTTCCTATCGTAACCCCTGAAATAATGGTTACACCGTTTCCTATAAAAACTTCTTCTTCTATTTTCGCTCCAGCACCTATATTTGTTCCTATTCCTATTTGAGTAAAATTCCCTATTTCTACTTCATAATCCAAAGTAGAATTTGCATTGATGATGCAGCTTGTTCCAATTTTTACATCTGCGCCTATCATTGTTCCCATTCCTATCAAAGTTCCATAGCCCATATTTGCATCATCAGCAATGTGAGCTGTTGAGTGAACAGCCACAGCAGGATATTTTTTTCTTTGTTTATAGATTTTTTTGATAAGCCTTTTTCTATCAGCTACATTTTCTACAGCTACAAAATAATCACACTTGTCATTGATAAGATTGAGCATATCATCATCATCAGAACTTCCCATTATCGAAACGTGATTTATTTCGTTTGGAAAAGTAGCAGTTTCAGAAACAGCAGCTTCTTCTTTATAATCCTCATCAAGGAAGCAATAAATGATATTATCTGTACTTTGTAAAACCTCTAAAGCAACCTTTCCAAGACCTTTTGCGCCTAGAATAATGAGTGGAAGAATGGGAGGAAGCTGGTTAGAATCAGTAGGGAGAGAATGAATAGAATCCATAAAAATAAAATGAGTTTTTTTGATAGAAAAATGAAATACGTTTAAACTACAAAGGTACTTTATTTTTATATATCAATGATTGCTTAAGCTGAAGTTGTTATTAGAGAATGTAAAATATGTATTTTATAAGTAAATAGAATGTGTTTATAGACTAAAGGTTTTTTGACTAAACAAAACTATTTCATAAAAGTTAATCAAGTAGAATTCTATATTAAATGGAATTCTATTTTTTTGTATTAAATAGTTCAATCTAATTTTTTAAACTGTATTAATTATGAAATTTATTTTTCGTCTAAGTGCTTTTTCTAGCCTTTTATTTTTTATTTCATTTTGTGCTTCTGCTCAATTTATGGCTGATGTTGAGTTTGATATTATCAAAACGGGTTATAATAAAATTCAAGTTTCAGGAACAGAAGGAACTCGTTTTAATGTAAATGTAGTAGATGGGGAAAATGGCAATTTTGATAATAAGGCTTCCTTTGCATACCGTCTCCGTGCAGGTTATCGTTTCAATAATCGTCATAATGTCTTTGGGCTTTTTGCGCCTTTAAAAATCTCTTACAATGGAAATTTTGATAAACCTACCCGTTTTTATGAAGAGAATTTTTTGCCTTTGGTAGATACAAAAGTCAATTATCAATTTAATTCCTACCGTCTTACGTATCGTTATGACTTTGTAGTAACAGATAAAGTGCGTTTGGGTGCAGGTCTGACAGGAAAAATTCGTGATGCTTATATTGAAGTTGAGCAAAATGGACTTTCTTCAAAGAAAACAGATTTGGGTATTGTACCTCTCATTAATATTTATGCTTCTGTCAATGCAACAGATAAAATTGGTTTTTTATTAGAAGGCGATGGACTGGCTTCTCCACAAGGACGAGCATTTGATTTTGAATTAGCTGCTTTTTATCGAATTGCTGAGGATACAAATCTTCGTTTTGGTTATCGTATTTTAGAGGGTGGTTCGGATATTGACGAAGTTTATAATTTTACACTTGTTAATTATGGCTTGATGGGATTTAGCTATAATTTCTAAGAATACAAACTCATGGTAGGTCAAAGACTTGTCTTTGACTTATTTTATTTTTTTGATTGTAAAAATGAAATACAAGAAGAATGAAATTTGAATAAAAATATAGAAAGCTAAAAGGACAGTAAATAAGCCATAAAAATCAGCAAATAAAGGCTTATATTCCTCATGAGAAAAATATCGTTTGGGAAAGCCTGTATCAATCAATATAAGTAAGAAAGAAGATAAGCAAAGAGCTATGAAAGTAGTTAGATAATAATGGATTTTTGCTGCTTTAGAGTTTACGCTTCGATTAATCAAAAACAAAATAAAGTAGAATAAAGAATAGATAAAAAAGAATTGCAAAATAGAGGCTGATAAATCAAAAACTCCTACCACAAAGTAAGTGTCATGAAATTGTATATCCAAAGCAATTCCAGTAGTTGTAGCAGTTAAAATAATAATAGATATGATGCTATTTATTAAAAAACCAATTAAAACTGCACGGTTTGGATGTTTATTTTTCATAAATAATTAAAATCTAGTTTTTTTGTTTCTACATACAAATAAAGCTATTTTTACATTAAGTCCATTCTTTCAATCTAAAAAAAATAGCCACTTCTATGGAAACTCCTTCTTCAAAAATTCCAAACATAACTACTACTAAAAAACAAATTATTGTTGTTGGTGCAGGTGCAGCAGGACTTTATGCAGCCAGTTTATTGATAGAACAAGGGCACGAAGTAACTTTATTAGAAGCCTCAAACCGAACAGGAGGAAGGGTTTGGACAAAAACAGAACGCTTTCCCTACAAGCTAGAAATGGGTGCAGAATTTGTCCATGGAAAAGGTACACTATTTCATAAAATGGCAAAGAAAGCCGATAAGTTACACAAAGAAGGCGATTCGTCTTTTCTGTGGCGAGATGAATTATTTTCCAATAAAAAAATCAAAAAACTCCAAGACGCAAAACAGTATTTTGCTGATTATGAAGAGTTTTATGAAGGTCACCATCACTATGAAGGTGAAGATATTCCGTTGAGTAATTTTTTAGAGCAGCACGACATTACGCCTACTCGTCAGCCTGATGCCTATCGTTGGTATGAAGCCTTTGCTGGGGCGTTGGGTACAAATTTGCAAAACTTAGGAATGAAAGCCTTAGCTGTAGAAGCGTACCGATGGGAAGCAGGAGAACAAAATTATAGAATGTGTGTAGGTTTTGAAAGTCTTTTGGAAGAATGGAAAGAAAAAACAAAGCCCTTTTTGCAGCTTGAAAAACCTGTTATTATGGTACGTTCGTTTGCAGAAGGAGTAGAAATTATTACAAAAGATTTTCAAAATTATAGAGCTGATGCCGTTTTGATAACTGTTCCTCTTACACAATTGAAGCAAAATAAAATCATTTTTTTGCCCGAATTATCTCCCAAAAAACAAGAAGCGATTGATAAAATAGGAATGGATAATTATGCGATTAAATTTTTTCTAAACTTCTCAGAGAATTTTTGGTCAAAAAAGTACAATGATGGCGAAGAAACCGAATATTTAGTAGGAATGGACGCTGCAAGCGAATATTGGGAAACTGTTCCCTACATTAAAAATCCTTCTACGTTTGGTTTGACAGCATTTATTATGGGCGATAAAGCCAAAAATTACACAGAAAATGGCTTTTCAAAAGGACAGATTTTAGAACTGTTAATTGATGAGTTGGACAAGCATTTTGATGGAAATGCGTCGGCTACTATTTTGGATTTTGAATATTTAGATTGGTCAAAAGTAGAATATATTGAAGGTGCATATTCGTATCCGTCAGTAGGTTCTCACAAACTTAGAAAGCAGTTGGCTCGTCCGATTGAGGACAAAATTTTCTTTGCAGGAGAAGCTACGCATTACAACGGACATTTTGCAACTGTTCATGGCGCACTTGAAACAGCTGAAAGAGCTGTGGAGGAAATTAATGAAATTTATCATCAGTAATTAAAATTATAAATCAATGAAAATCTTAATTATATCTTGTTTGTTAATTTTGAGTTTTACAAAAATGTCTTTTTCTCAAAATACAGAATCACAAGAAGAAGAAATTATAAAAAATATTCGTCAAGAATATAATAGTATACAAGAAAATAAATCTACTTATGATACCACAACAGTTGATATTATGGGAGAATCAACCGAAGGAGGACAATTAGTAGGTTATTATGATATAAAAAACAATAGAGAATTGAAGGTAATAAATATGACTTGGCTTGGAGAAGCAGGAAAACATATATTTACTTTCTACTTGAAGAATGACAAATTATTTTTCATTTTTGAGCAGCATTTTGAATACAACACTAGCATTTATATGACTAAAGAAGTTGCTAAAGAAAATGAAATAGCAGCCTTTGACATCAGAAAGTCAAAAGTAGAAGAAAATAGGTATTATTTTGATAATGGAAAATTATTTCGATGGATAAATCCAAAGAGAGAAAAGGTAGATTTACAAATAGAAGAAAATATCACTAAAGAAAAGGAGCTTAAAAAAGAGTTTGTTAGACTGAGTAAGAAACTCAAAAAGTAGAATAAGTTAGGCTGTTTATTTTATACTCATTTCCATTTCATATTGATCAATTATATTTTTAATGCCTATAGAATTAAGAAAATTGATTTTATCTTCACATTTTGTATCAATATTATTGATTTTGATGAAGGGAGAAAATTCTTTTATACTAGAAAAAAGTCTTTGATAAGCTAGTTTTTTAGATTTCTTGTCATTTAGTAAAACTTCAAATTGTGCGATATATCCCTCGTGTCTATTGATGGGATTTATGACAAAGAAAGATTCTAGATTATTTCCTGAGCCGTTTTGATTCCAAACTTGATAATATTCATAATTTCCATTCTTTATAATCTTGAAATGATTGTCCCAAGAATAAGCATCTTGATTAGACATTTCTGACCAGTTTATATCAGAATAATTTATCTTTTTGAGTTCAAAATTAGTTGTATCTCTATTTTCTAGGTTTATTTCTCCTACAAAGCACTTGTAGCGTTTTGTTATCTCAAAACCCACATTTTGATAGACTTTTATAGCCTTTTCATTTTCTGTAATTACTTCTAAAACCGATTTATCAACTTCATGTTGCAGCAAATCTGAAATAGCATATTCATAGATAGAAGGAATAATTTTTTGTCTTCTGTGAGAAGGAATTACGCCTGTTCCTGTATTATAAGCAATTTTTTTTGAGTTTCTTGCATCAATGGCATGAATGATAAAACCAACTAATTTTTCATTATCAAACATTCCATAAGAAAGGCGATAATCTACTTTTGCCGTTTGCCACCTCTGTTTGTAATAAGCTATGTCAGTAGGCATTTTGACAAAATAATTTTCGAAAGAAAGCAAAAAGCATTCTATCAAACTATCAAAACTGATTTCACTTAAATTTTTGATTTCCATAGAAAAATGTTTAATAGTAAATTAATTAGTAATTATTGTTTTCAGTTGTATTATCCTGCATTTTATCATATAAATCACTCGCTAATCAGTTACAAAATCATCTTAAAAACATTCCCTAATTCTTCAATCAAATCAGAAGGAAGCATGGATTCACTAGATTTGTTTTTGGCTGCCAATTCTCCAGCTTTTCCATGTAAAAAAATACCAAGCAACAGACTTTCTTCTGAACTATAACCTTGCGCCAAAAGGGAGGTAAGTATTCCTGTCAGAACATCGCCACTTCCCCCTGTTGCCATTCCAATATCGCCAAAAGAGCTGTGATAAATATCTCCATTTGGCAAAGCTAAAGCTGAAAAAGAACCTTTGAGTAAAATACAAAGTTGATATTCTTTAGCTAAATTTCTTAAAAGTCGGTGTCTTTCTTCGGGTGTTTGTGTTTTTCCAAAAAGACGTTCAAATTCTTTTGGGTGTGGTGTCAAGATTGAATTTTTGGGAACAAAATCTAACCAATCTTTATTCTCATTTTCATAATTTCTGTTTTTAGCCAAAATATTCAGCGCATCAGCATCAATAACGATTGGATAATCAATAGTTTTCAGAATCTGTAAAAATAATTTTTGTGTTTTTTCTTCTGTACCCATTCCACAACCGATTCCGATAGTTTTATAATCTTTCATTTTTTCTATTAACTCATCAGAAAAAGTAGATAAAAATGTCTTATTTTTCTTTTTTTGTTCTTCAAAATCATCTACCAAAATCATTGCTTCTGGAACTGCACTTTGTAATGGGACAATTCCACATTTTGGCGTTCGGATAGACAAAAGACCAATTCCACTTCGAAGAGCAGCCTTTGTTGAAAGCTGTGCAGCTCCTATTTTTCCAAAACTTCCCACAATCAGTAGCGCATGTCCGAAACTTCCTTTGTGTCCTGTTCGTGTACGTGGTTTGTAGATTTGTTTTATTTTTTGAGTAGTGAGCCAGTAGTTTTGAGAATCTAGTTGCTCAATAAAATTCTTATCCAATCCAATATCCAAAACTTCAAAATTTCCTACAAACTCACTGTATTCATCAAAGAAAAAAGAGAGTTTTGGACTTTGAAAAGTGAGTGTATGGGTCGCTTTTATGGTCAGATTTTTATCAAAATGCTGTTCCTTGCTTTGGTTTTCATCAGCAAAAAGTCCTGAAGGAATATCTATCGATAGTACATTTTTGTTAGAATTTTGATTTATAAATTCAATCGTTTTGGCTGCAATCTTTTCAGGAACTCTATTTAATCCATATCCAAAAATTGCATCAATAATCCATTCGTTTTGATTGTTTTGAGAGATAGACAATTTTTTTAAATCTTCTTCTGTCTTTATTTCTACAATCTTTATATTTGAAATTTCTTGTATTCTTTCAAAATTAGCTTCAAAATCTTTACTTCGTTTATCTGAAAAAGCTACTATATACACATTTATTTGGAAAGCAAAGTTTGAGAGAAGTCTAGCAATTACAAGTCCATCGCCACCATTGTTTCCAATTCCACAAAAGACATGAAATTCTGTATTGATTAAACCACTATTAATATTTTGAGCAAAATAATTCTGAATCCAATAAAAAGCCTTCTGTGATGCTTTTTCCATTAAATCTAAAGAAGAAATAGGCTCATTTTTGATGGTTTCTTGGTCGGCTAAAGCCATTTGATTGGCTAATAGAATTTTCATTTTTTGATTAATTTGGCTGTATGGAGGAATAATTTTAGATACTTATTAGTAACTTGATTTATCGAATTGAGTTTTTGATATTAGAAAAAATAATAATAGTCGTAATTTAAAGAATAAATGAATCCAGAAATCAAAATCCTTCCTTCAAAAAAGCTAATTGGTAACTCTTTAAAAATGTCTTTATCAAATAATAAGACAATGGAGTTATGGCAGAGTTTTATGCCTCAGAAAAAAACTATCAAACATACTATTGGAACAGATTTATATTCCATTCAAATTTATAATGAATCATTAGATTTTAAAGATTTTAATCCAAAAACAGAGTTTACAAAATGTGCCATGATTGAAGTAGATTCTTTTGAAGTTATTCCCCAAGGTATGGAAAAAAGAGTTTTGGAAGGTGGACTATACGCTGTATTTTTATATAAAGGTTTGCCCAAAGATTTTCCAAAAATGGCACAATATATTTTTGAAAAATGGTTACCAAACTCAGATTATCAATTAGATAAAAGAGAGCATTTTGAGATTTTGGGAGAAAAATATAATCCAACAGATGAAAGCTCAGAAGAAGAAATTTGGATTCCAATAAAGTTAAAATAATCTGGAAAATTATTTCTTAAAAAGCTGAAAACCCCAAGCAATTACTAAAAAACCAATTCCAGTAAGAGGTGGAGGAAGTATTTTTGAGATAAACCCGATTACAATCATGGCAACAGCTAAAAGAATGAGAATAATACTGATGAGGTTAATTTTTTGATTGTGTTTCATGTGATTATTTAGTTTTCGTTTCTGCTATAATTACCCCAAAAATTCCATCTGTTTGTTGCCAGTTTTGGGAAGGTAAATAGACTTTGGAAACAAAGCCATCTAAATAAAGAGCATTTTTACAGCCTTTTTGTTTGAAAAAAGTAGCCAAATCATAAAAATTAATCTCTTCTTTTGACATTGCAAAGAGTATATTTCCATTTGGTAATATTCCTACACCATTTCTGATATTGAGATTTGATGAGCCTTTTCGAAATTTTGAATGAATATTTCCATCAATCAAAAGCATTGGTCCTGACTGAGTAGCATATTTTATGTTTTGTTTATCGTTTGTTTTGAGAAATTCATTTGTAGTAGAAACAATAGCTTTATTATCTTTTGTCAAATAAAAAATTCCGTTGGGCTGCATATAAAAATTGCCATAGCCTTTTTGAACAGTATCAACCTCAAAACGAGTAATTCCATTATCAATAAATAATCCTTGTGGCGACAAATCTCTTTTAAACATTCCCCCATTCATTGCAAAAACTAATTCTTTATTTTGTTTTTGAAATGACTTTTTCAGAATTCCAAAGTTTTCATAGTTTTTTCCTGCTTCATCTTTCCAATAAAAATCTAGTTGTTGTTCTTTTGGATTGAGTTCATAAACCAATAATCTAGCTTCATTTATTTTATAATTTTCGTCATCTTGTATTATCTCGTATGTAGAAGTTGTATCAATTTTTATTTTTTGATAAATGATAAAACTTGCAAAAAGAAGAACAGCAAAAATAGTTGAAAGCAAGATTCGTTTTTTCATAATGAATAAATTTAAGAAGAATAGATTAAAAAATATCTCTACCAAAATGTAAAAATTCTGATAGAGATAGAATAGAGGAAATTTAT
This is a stretch of genomic DNA from Bernardetia sp. MNP-M8. It encodes these proteins:
- a CDS encoding outer membrane beta-barrel protein; this translates as MKFIFRLSAFSSLLFFISFCASAQFMADVEFDIIKTGYNKIQVSGTEGTRFNVNVVDGENGNFDNKASFAYRLRAGYRFNNRHNVFGLFAPLKISYNGNFDKPTRFYEENFLPLVDTKVNYQFNSYRLTYRYDFVVTDKVRLGAGLTGKIRDAYIEVEQNGLSSKKTDLGIVPLINIYASVNATDKIGFLLEGDGLASPQGRAFDFELAAFYRIAEDTNLRFGYRILEGGSDIDEVYNFTLVNYGLMGFSYNF
- a CDS encoding GyrI-like domain-containing protein; this translates as MNPEIKILPSKKLIGNSLKMSLSNNKTMELWQSFMPQKKTIKHTIGTDLYSIQIYNESLDFKDFNPKTEFTKCAMIEVDSFEVIPQGMEKRVLEGGLYAVFLYKGLPKDFPKMAQYIFEKWLPNSDYQLDKREHFEILGEKYNPTDESSEEEIWIPIKLK
- the metH gene encoding methionine synthase; translated protein: MNTETSINIHQLITKHLQERILVLDGAMGTMIQRHTLTEEDFRSERFKDWKQDVKGNNDLLSITQPDIIRDIHKKYFAAGSDIVETNTFSATTIAMADYGMEELAYELNYESAKLAKEAAAEFGGIYHETKPRFVAGAIGPTNRTASISPDVNDPAYRAVTFDDLVEAYYEQVRGLVDGGVDLILIETVFDTLNCKAALFAVEKYFDDRNIPQADRLPIMVSGTITDASGRTLSGQTTEAFYNSIAHSNIISVGLNCALGAALMKPYMRELSRVANCYVSCYPNAGLPNEFGQYDETATQMSRLLEDFASEGLFNIVGGCCGTTPDHIQAIAEEAAKHEPRKIPERKIAMRLSGLEAFTVDKSTNFVNVGERTNVTGSKMFARLIKEGKFQEALDVAKQQVEGGAQVIDINMDEGMLDSKNAMVHFLNLVGSEPDIAKLPIMIDSSKWEIIEAGLKCVQGKGIVNSISLKEGKEKFIEQARLVRRYGAAVIIMAFDEDGQADTFERKIEICKRSYDIWVDELGFPAEDVIFDPNIFAIATGIDEHNNYAVDFINATRWIKENLPHAKVSGGVSNVSFSFRGNDVVREAIHAVFLYHAVKAGMDMGIVNAGMLEVYDNVDKELLKYVEDVVLNKNPENGTELLVDIAEKYRGEGKKRVKDETWRENSVEKRLEYSLVNGITEYIIEDTEEARLKVDHPLHVIEGALMDGMNVVGDLFGEGKMFLPQVVKSARVMKQAVAHLVPFLEIEKQKLRDSGQEVKKNGKILLATVKGDVHDIGKNIVGVVLACNNYDVVDLGVMVPADKILQEAVNHGVDVIGLSGLITPSLDEMVFVAQQMEKQGLKLPLLIGGATTSRIHTAVKVAPSYSGSVVHVVDASKAVPVMTNLLNDEAKEKYSKTVRDEYTLLAEDHKKRQSEAKYIPIQEARRNKLKIDWNKTTLTEPTFLGNRYFNNYNLSEIREFIDWSPFFMTWGLTGAYPRIFDHKHHGNEAKKLFDDAQKMMDKIISGRWLTANAAIGFYPANVVNDDDIEIYTNDERTEVLTYFRNLRQQQEKTGKTPNLCISDFVAPKETGLKDYIGLFAVTTGIGIEKKLAEFEAKNDDYSKIMLQALADRLAEAFAELLHKQTRTQYWGYQKDENLTKEDIVREKYVGIRPAPGYPANPDHTEKTLLFDLLKATEKTGIELTESLAMLPTAAVSGLYFSHPESIYFGVGRISKDQIEDYAKRKNMSVEEIERWLGSNLNY
- a CDS encoding NAD(P)H-hydrate dehydratase, whose protein sequence is MKILLANQMALADQETIKNEPISSLDLMEKASQKAFYWIQNYFAQNINSGLINTEFHVFCGIGNNGGDGLVIARLLSNFAFQINVYIVAFSDKRSKDFEANFERIQEISNIKIVEIKTEEDLKKLSISQNNQNEWIIDAIFGYGLNRVPEKIAAKTIEFINQNSNKNVLSIDIPSGLFADENQSKEQHFDKNLTIKATHTLTFQSPKLSFFFDEYSEFVGNFEVLDIGLDKNFIEQLDSQNYWLTTQKIKQIYKPRTRTGHKGSFGHALLIVGSFGKIGAAQLSTKAALRSGIGLLSIRTPKCGIVPLQSAVPEAMILVDDFEEQKKKNKTFLSTFSDELIEKMKDYKTIGIGCGMGTEEKTQKLFLQILKTIDYPIVIDADALNILAKNRNYENENKDWLDFVPKNSILTPHPKEFERLFGKTQTPEERHRLLRNLAKEYQLCILLKGSFSALALPNGDIYHSSFGDIGMATGGSGDVLTGILTSLLAQGYSSEESLLLGIFLHGKAGELAAKNKSSESMLPSDLIEELGNVFKMIL
- a CDS encoding GNAT family N-acetyltransferase, translated to MEIKNLSEISFDSLIECFLLSFENYFVKMPTDIAYYKQRWQTAKVDYRLSYGMFDNEKLVGFIIHAIDARNSKKIAYNTGTGVIPSHRRQKIIPSIYEYAISDLLQHEVDKSVLEVITENEKAIKVYQNVGFEITKRYKCFVGEINLENRDTTNFELKKINYSDINWSEMSNQDAYSWDNHFKIIKNGNYEYYQVWNQNGSGNNLESFFVINPINRHEGYIAQFEVLLNDKKSKKLAYQRLFSSIKEFSPFIKINNIDTKCEDKINFLNSIGIKNIIDQYEMEMSIK
- a CDS encoding phosphodiester glycosidase family protein, with product MKKRILLSTIFAVLLFASFIIYQKIKIDTTSTYEIIQDDENYKINEARLLVYELNPKEQQLDFYWKDEAGKNYENFGILKKSFQKQNKELVFAMNGGMFKRDLSPQGLFIDNGITRFEVDTVQKGYGNFYMQPNGIFYLTKDNKAIVSTTNEFLKTNDKQNIKYATQSGPMLLIDGNIHSKFRKGSSNLNIRNGVGILPNGNILFAMSKEEINFYDLATFFKQKGCKNALYLDGFVSKVYLPSQNWQQTDGIFGVIIAETKTK
- a CDS encoding NAD(P)/FAD-dependent oxidoreductase, coding for METPSSKIPNITTTKKQIIVVGAGAAGLYAASLLIEQGHEVTLLEASNRTGGRVWTKTERFPYKLEMGAEFVHGKGTLFHKMAKKADKLHKEGDSSFLWRDELFSNKKIKKLQDAKQYFADYEEFYEGHHHYEGEDIPLSNFLEQHDITPTRQPDAYRWYEAFAGALGTNLQNLGMKALAVEAYRWEAGEQNYRMCVGFESLLEEWKEKTKPFLQLEKPVIMVRSFAEGVEIITKDFQNYRADAVLITVPLTQLKQNKIIFLPELSPKKQEAIDKIGMDNYAIKFFLNFSENFWSKKYNDGEETEYLVGMDAASEYWETVPYIKNPSTFGLTAFIMGDKAKNYTENGFSKGQILELLIDELDKHFDGNASATILDFEYLDWSKVEYIEGAYSYPSVGSHKLRKQLARPIEDKIFFAGEATHYNGHFATVHGALETAERAVEEINEIYHQ
- a CDS encoding NeuD/PglB/VioB family sugar acetyltransferase, translating into MDSIHSLPTDSNQLPPILPLIILGAKGLGKVALEVLQSTDNIIYCFLDEDYKEEAAVSETATFPNEINHVSIMGSSDDDDMLNLINDKCDYFVAVENVADRKRLIKKIYKQRKKYPAVAVHSTAHIADDANMGYGTLIGMGTMIGADVKIGTSCIINANSTLDYEVEIGNFTQIGIGTNIGAGAKIEEEVFIGNGVTIISGVTIGKGARIGAGSVVLSNIKAKETVLGNPAKAVSL